In Drosophila yakuba strain Tai18E2 chromosome X, Prin_Dyak_Tai18E2_2.1, whole genome shotgun sequence, a single genomic region encodes these proteins:
- the LOC6526060 gene encoding uncharacterized protein LOC6526060: MDIDWQNSLTELKDRGQYLLHSEKWADCHFLVGSAPAQRLIAGHKLLLAMASPVFERMFYGNLPDKTDPIVIPDVQPEAFEALLEYIYTDRITIGSFDKACELCYVAKKYMLPHVVTRCTHFLWADLSPKNACRAYEFAKLFDEPRLMQSSMDLIAANTREVLSDPSFLDIEISTLMAILDQNRLNIDSELDLFNCLLKFASERGILNESGQEEAAGGDQVLTKESPENAAGHVLVEEIKMEPDVAAMVQHMHQDDEGDSFETDAGMASTSSAAAVATAAPSAASPPLDVASGSDDLVIIDSDASTDAAANMINIMDAQRTILDGAMLRQAVKKIRFLTMTPQQFAEGPARSKLLQQHEALSILIKISSPSLNDCHMPEGFCVSRSTRNFYESGHRHAQRELSSSYRTGAAPSGVCFPGPGPAVRSGGPAGGGIMMGNAPRFGSVGTGLGSAGEELVMRPPEPVGVPPDAAPAPAPLRCFSPRYESGAPVPAPANDDEGGDRGAPAPAGGAAAGGSGSAAGNSHNDIVRAYCMRSLTRQFYFRNTSVTDAGVTFQVDTNIWILGVQVPTCVMCGELMTSAGFTERYTEVLYAHIQDMHGSRITYTHCTARVCYDSLLDITFDRPVYIYRNQIYKIYVVFNKAGWYPMYSCVPDANCNRVKFMFNVGNPTESVRDGLIYAIIFSTPQDNVRHLVD, encoded by the coding sequence ATGGACATCGACTGGCAGAACAGCCTCACCGAGCTGAAGGATCGGGGCCAGTACCTGCTGCACTCGGAAAAATGGGCCGACTGCCACTTTCTGGTGGGTTCCGCGCCCGCCCAGCGGCTCATCGCTGGCCAcaagctgctgctggccatgGCATCGCCGGTGTTCGAACGGATGTTCTATGGCAATCTGCCAGATAAGACTGATCCCATTGTCATACCGGACGTGCAGCCGGAGGCTTTCGAGGCGCTGCTGGAGTACATCTACACGGACCGCATCACCATTGGGTCCTTCGACAAGGCCTGCGAGCTGTGCTACGTGGCCAAGAAGTACATGCTGCCCCACGTTGTCACCCGCTGTACCCACTTCCTATGGGCCGACCTAAGTCCGAAAAATGCCTGCCGGGCATACGAGTTCGCCAAGCTGTTCGATGAGCCACGCCTCATGCAGAGCAGCATGGACCTGATCGCAGCCAACACACGCGAGGTGCTGTCCGATCCCAGCTTTCTGGACATCGAGATATCCACCCTGATGGCCATACTTGACCAGAACCGCCTAAACATAGACTCCGAACTGGATTTGTTCAACTGCCTGCTAAAGTTTGCCAGTGAGCGGGGCATCCTGAACGAGTCCGGCCAAGAAGAGGCTGCTGGCGGAGATCAGGTGCTGACCAAGGAGTCGCCCGAAAATGCTGCTGGCCATGTGCTGGTCGAAGAGATCAAGATGGAGCCAGATGTGGCGGCCATGGTGCAGCACATGCACCAGGACGACGAGGGTGACAGCTTCGAGACGGACGCTGGCATGGCATCCACTTCCTCTGCGGCTGCCGTGGCAACAGCGGCGCCCTCGGCTGCCTCCCCGCCATTGGATGTGGCTTCCGGTTCTGACGACCTGGTGATCATCGACAGCGACGCTTCGACCGATGCCGCCGCCAACATGATCAACATCATGGACGCCCAGCGCACCATACTCGATGGAGCCATGCTCCGGCAGGCGGTCAAAAAGATACGCTTTCTCACCATGACGCCGCAGCAGTTCGCCGAGGGACCGGCCCGTTCCAAGCTGCTGCAACAGCACGAGGCCCTCTCCATCCTGATTAAGATCTCCAGTCCCTCGCTCAACGATTGTCACATGCCAGAAGGTTTCTGTGTGTCGCGCAGCACGCGTAACTTCTACGAGTCGGGCCACCGGCACGCCCAGAGAGAACTGTCTTCCTCGTATCGCACTGGAGCCGCTCCCTCGGGCGTCTGTTTCCCGGGACCGGGTCCAGCCGTCCGCAGCGGAGGTCCTGCCGGCGGCGGAATAATGATGGGCAATGCACCGCGTTTCGGATCTGTTGGCACGGGACTCGGCTCCGCAGGCGAGGAGTTGGTTATGCGCCCCCCGGAACCAGTGGGCGTCCCACCAGATGCAGCACCGGCGCCAGCCCCACTGCGCTGCTTTAGCCCTCGCTACGAGAGCGGAGCGCCAGTTCCAGCGCCCGCCAATGATGATGAAGGCGGCGATCGGGGCGCACCTGCGCCCGCCGGCGGAGCGGCTGCTGGAGGATCTGGATCCGCAGCTGGAAACTCGCACAATGACATTGTGCGCGCCTACTGTATGCGCTCGCTCACCCGCCAGTTTTACTTCCGTAACACCAGCGTAACGGATGCGGGCGTGACCTTCCAGGTGGACACAAACATCTGGATCTTGGGCGTCCAGGTGCCAACGTGCGTGATGTGCGGCGAGCTGATGACCTCCGCCGGCTTTACGGAGCGATACACCGAGGTGCTGTACGCCCACATCCAGGACATGCACGGCTCAAGGATCACATACACCCACTGCACGGCACGCGTGTGCTACGATTCGCTGCTGGACATTACGTTCGATCGACCAGTGTACATATACCGAAACCAGATCTACAAGATCTACGTGGTGTTCAACAAAGCCGGCTGGTATCCCATGTACTCCTGTGTGCCCGATGCCAACTGCAATCGCGTGAAGTTCATGTTCAACGTCGGCAACCCCACGGAATCCGTTCGCGACGGCCTGATCTACGCAATCATCTTCTCCACGCCTCAGGACAACGTCCGTCACCTTGTCGACTGA
- the LOC6526061 gene encoding ras-related protein Rab-10 — protein sequence MAKKTYDLLFKLLLIGDSGVGKTCILFRFSDDAFTSTFISTIGIDFKIKTVELRGKKIKLQIWDTAGQERFHTITTSYYRGAMGIMLVYDITNEKSFENIVKWLRNIDEHANEDVEKMILGNKCDMTDKRVVNKERGEAIAREHGIRFMETSAKSNINIERAFCELAEAILDKTSGRESAENQERVIIDRRNQEKAPGYSKCCA from the exons ATGGCAAAGAAAACCTACGATTTGCTCTTCAAACTGTTGCTGATTGGCGATTCGGGAGTGGGAAAGACGTGCATATTGTTCCGGTTCTCGGATGATGCATTTACGTCCACGTTCATATCGACCATAG GCATCgatttcaaaatcaaaacagtTGAGCTGCGCGGCAAGAAGATCAAGCTGCAAATATGGGACACTGCCGGCCAGGAGCGATTCCACACGATAACCACCTCGTACTATCGGGGCGCCATGGGCATAATGCTCGTCTATGACATAACGAACGAGAAGAGCTTCGAGAATATAGTCAAATGGTTACGAAATATAGACGAG CACGCCAACGAGGATGTGGAGAAGATGATCCTGGGCAACAAGTGCGACATGACAGACAAGCGGGTGGTCAACAAGGAGCGCGGCGAAGCG ATTGCCCGTGAACATGGCATTCGGTTTATGGAAACATCCGCCAAATCGAACATAAACATCGAGCGTGCCTTCTGTGAGCTCGCCGAGGCCATTCTGGACAAGACATCGGGACGCGAGTCGGCGGAGAACCAGGAGCGCGTGATCATCGACCGCCGGAACCAAGAGAAGGCGCCGGGCTACAGCAAGTGCTGCGCGTAA
- the LOC6526062 gene encoding N-acetylglucosamine-6-phosphate deacetylase — translation MDVRTKCTSEQPLEESLEQDIPAGSHRLLQFTNCRLVRGHQIIHEDLWVRDGRIVNPEPVFFDEQARAHCRIDCGGAIIAPGYIDLQINGGYGVDFSYDTETIEEGVATVARGLVKSGVTSFCPTLVTSPSDSYHIILPRIPAVVPKGAGILGIHAEGPFINPQKKGAHPEHCIQTIDKGLITLKDTYGSLERIKIITLAPEKVTDPEVIGQLVERGITVALGHSMASLSDGERAVQQGATLITHLFNAMLPFHHRDPGLVGLLASDAVPQGRTVYFGIISDGVHTHPAALRIAYRTHPQGLILVTDAISALGLEEGVHHIGQLPLQVKQGKAFIAGTETLCGSIAPMDECVRIFQKATDCSVVYAIEAATLHPAQCLQIEQQKGTLDFGTDADFILLDDQLRVLSTWIAGVCVHRTAK, via the exons ATGGACGTCCGGACGAAGTGCACCAGCGAGCAGCCTCTGGAGGAGTCTCTGGAGCAGGACATCCCGGCGGGAAGCCACCGCCTGCTGCAGTTCACCAACTGCCGCCTGGTACGTGGCCACCAGATCATCCACGAGGATCTGTGGGTGCGCGACGGTCGGATCGTGAATCCGGAGCCCGTGTTCTTCGACGAGCAGGCCAGGGCCCACTGTCGCATCGACTGCGGAGGCGCCATCATTGCACCCGGCTACATCGACCTCCAGATCAATG GTGGCTATGGCGTAGACTTCTCCTACGACACGGAGACCATTGAGGAGGGCGTGGCCACGGTGGCACGCGGTCTGGTCAAGAGCGGGGTCACCTCCTTCTGTCCCACGCTGGTAACCTCGCCCAGCGACAGCTACCACATAATACTGCCGCGCATTCCCGCAGTGGTTCCCAAAGGAGCCGGCATCCTGGGTATCCACGCCGAGGGGCCGTTCATCAATCCACAGAAAAAGGGCGCACATCCGGAGCACTGCATACAGACCATTGATAAG GGACTCATCACGCTGAAGGACACGTACGGCTCCCTGGAACGCATCAAGATCATCACCCTGGCGCCGGAGAAGGTCACCGATCCGGAGGTGATTGGCCAGCTGGTGGAGCGAGGCATCACCGTGGCCCTGGGCCACTCGATGGCCTCGCTGAGCGATGGAGAGAGGGCAGTGCAGCAGGGGGCCACGCTAATTACGCACCTGTTCAATGCCATGCTGCCGTTCCACCACCGCGATCCCGGCCTGGTGGGCCTGCTGGCCTCGGACGCAGTGCCGCAGGGAAGGACCGTGTACTTCGGCATCATCTCAGACGGAGTGCACACGCATCCGGCGGCGCTGAGGATCGCCTACCGCACGCATCCGCAGGGCCTGATTCTGGTCACGGACGCCATATCGGCGCTGGGCCTCGAGGAGGGAGTCCACCACATCGGACAGCTGCCGCTGCAGGTTAAGCAGGGCAAGGCGTTCATCGCTGGCACGGAAACGCTGTGCGGCAGCATCGCTCCGATGGACGAGTGCGTGCGCATCTTTCAGAAGGCGACCG ACTGCTCCGTGGTCTACGCCATCGAGGCGGCCACCTTGCATCCGGCACAGTGCCTGCAGATCGAGCAGCAGAAGGGAACTCTGGACTTTGGCACGGACGCGGACTTTATTCTCCTAGATGACCAGCTCCGGGTGCTATCCACCTGGATCGCGGGTGTATGTGTTCATAGGACTGCCAAGTAG